A single region of the Silene latifolia isolate original U9 population chromosome 8, ASM4854445v1, whole genome shotgun sequence genome encodes:
- the LOC141596001 gene encoding uncharacterized protein LOC141596001 produces the protein MISIIRRSLPALVNLHLKNERPTKQFFRLSHHLAVGGSSEPIVSSLCDSLRKGLNWDMLNRRYDSVVLDDRIIEIVLLELKEPLEAKKALSFFHWVAHSKKITHGLKAYCLTVHILARARLVKDAPGLLHSLLNRNREIEIETECESSTRLLVVNMLLSTYRMTNSCPFVFELLVQTYSKLGMFETAFDVCRYLDDQGFSLSLGTFNTLVYVIRKSADGSGFIWKVYEHMIQKRIYPNEVTVRILIDALCKAGELQMFLDIIDRIHGKRCSPSVIVNTSLVYRILREGRIQEGIASLKRMLQKNMILDTISYSLIVYAKLKSGELDSAKEIYGEMLKRGFHPNSFVHTVFIQAYCDKGMVEEALNLMEEMESIGLKPYNDTYNSLIMKCARTGALANSILLCEEMTKNGMLPSSAAFNEVVEKLCLAGNMKEADEMLTTLTDKGFVPNVTLYSHLIDGYGRERNIQEVKKLYYEMEFRSLSPGLPIFSSLIRMLCECGKLEEADKYLSIMKSRSLDPTICIYEPLIHGLLRHGNKGRAHQLYHEVLQKGLKLSQPIEDLDVS, from the coding sequence ATGATTTCAATTATTCGCCGCAGTTTACCGGCTTTAGTCAATCTTCATTTGAAAAATGAGAGACCCACCAAGCAATTTTTTCGTCTAAGTCACCATTTAGCTGTAGGTGGCTCAAGTGAACCGATTGTAAGCTCTCTATGTGATTCCCTAAGAAAAGGCTTGAATTGGGACATGTTGAATAGAAGATACGATTCAGTAGTGTTGGATGATCGTATCATTGAGATTGTGCTTCTAGAACTCAAGGAACCCTTGGAAGCGAAAAAAGCTCTGAGCTTTTTTCATTGGGTTGCTCATAGCAAAAAGATCACCCATGGACTTAAGGCTTACTGTCTTACAGTTCATATCCTTGCACGTGCACGTCTTGTAAAAGATGCTCCTGGTTTGTTGCACTCCCTTTTGAACAGAAATCGGGAGATTGAGATTGAGACTGAGTGTGAATCGTCTACAAGGTTGTTGGTTGTTAATATGCTGTTGAGTACATACCGCATGACAAACTCATGCCCGTTTGTGTTTGAGTTGCTGGTTCAAACATATAGTAAGTTAGGTATGTTTGAGACGGCTTTTGATGTTTGCCGTTACTTGGATGATCAGGGCTTTTCTCTAAGCCTCGGGACCTTCAACACTTTGGTTTATGTTATACGAAAATCGGCTGATGGAAGTGGGTTCATTTGGAAGGTCTATGAGCATATGATTCAAAAGAGAATATACCCAAATGAAGTAACCGTGAGAATATTGATCGATGCCTTGTGCAAGGCGGGCGAGCTTCAAATGTTTCTTGACATCATTGATAGAATTCATGGGAAGCGATGCTCTCCCTCGGTGATTGTAAATACTAGTCTGGTTTATAGGATCTTAAGGGAGGGGAGAATTCAGGAAGGTATCGCTTCACTGAAAAGAATGTTGCAGAAAAATATGATCCTTGATACTATTTCATACTCATTGATAGTTTATGCGAAGCTTAAAAGTGGTGAGCTAGATTCCGCTAAAGAAATATATGGAGAAATGCTGAAAAGAGGTTTTCATCCAAATTCTTTCGTGCATACCGTCTTTATCCAGGCCTACTGTGACAAGGGGATGGTTGAGGAGGCGCTTAATTTAATGGAAGAAATGGAAAGTATCGGACTGAAACCATACAATGATACTTACAATTCTCTGATAATGAAGTGCGCCAGAACAGGTGCTTTAGCTAATAGCATTTTACTTTGTGAAGAAATGACTAAAAACGGTATGCTCCCAAGTTCCGCAGCCTTTAATGAGGTGGTTGAAAAGCTGTGCCTAGCTGGGAATATGAAGGAGGCGGACGAGATGCTCACTACGTTGACTGATAAGGGTTTTGTGCCGAATGTAACATTATATAGCCATCTGATTGACGGTTATGGAAGGGAGAGAAATATACAGGAGGTTAAGAAACTGTACTATGAAATGGAATTCAGATCACTGTCTCCTGGATTACCAATTTTTTCGTCATTGATCAGAATGTTATGTGAATGTGGAAAGTTGGAAGAAGCTGACAAGTATCTGTCGATTATGAAAAGTCGTTCACTAGACCCGACCATATGCATTTATGAGCCATTGATACATGGCCTTCTTAGACATGGCAATAAAGGAAGGGCTCATCAGCTTTATCACGAGGTGCTTCAGAAAGGCCTAAAGTTAAGTCAGCCGATAGAAGATCTGGATGTCTCATAG
- the LOC141593989 gene encoding U-box domain-containing protein 21-like produces the protein MISSWRRKKASRGAVRGGVDGVEITPAELITPNHFRCPISLDTMKDPVTLSTGITYDRESIEKWIEAGNVTCPVTNQVLRTIEPVPNHTIRKMIQEWCVENRAYGVERIPTPRIPISADEVCRVLERISNSRDPQECRELVGRIIRVMKESERNKKCVLRNGAGRTLASTFYSFAESEGENVISLLEDVMGGLTSMMPLDYESEGHLKLTRSLDHLIWFMQRGSLSGRINSSLILKQLISTPRCRSKVVETLGDSEGVVEGLIKLIKEPICASSTKASLVIIYHMITSSTHDSISHSMLVGQFVDLGLTSLVLDILVDCDKSMCEKSLGVLDAICRCHVGREAAYVNALTVPIVVKKMLRVSEMATEFSVSILSRLCDYETREIGGVVVEALQVGAFQKLLLILQVGWNINERTKEKVTKLLKILNLNRGKVECVESMDFKNLKRSF, from the coding sequence ATGATTTCGTCATGGAGAAGGAAGAAGGCTAGTCGAGGGGCGGTCCGAGGTGGTGTTGACGGGGTAGAGATAACTCCGGCCGAGTTAATTACTCCTAACCACTTTCGGTGTCCTATATCGTTAGACACGATGAAGGACCCCGTGACTTTATCGACTGGGATAACGTACGACCGTGAAAGTATAGAGAAATGGATTGAGGCCGGGAACGTAACGTGTCCCGTGACTAATCAAGTCCTAAGGACAATTGAACCCGTACCTAATCATACCATACGTAAAATGATACAAGAATGGTGTGTTGAAAATCGGGCTTATGGCGTGGAGCGTATCCCCACGCCGAGGATACCTATTAGCGCGGACGAGGTGTGTCGTGTTTTGGAGAGGATCTCGAATTCACGGGACCCACAAGAGTGTAGGGAGCTAGTAGGGAGGATCATAAGGGTTATGAAGGAGAGTGAAAGGAATAAAAAGTGTGTTTTAAGGAACGGGGCGGGTCGGACCTTAGCTTCTACATTTTATTCCTTCGCTGAGAGCGAGGGCGAAAATGTAATTTCATTGTTGGAAGACGTGATGGGTGGTCTAACTTCGATGATGCCCCTTGACTATGAGTCAGAGGGGCATCTAAAGTTGACCAGGTCTTTAGATCATTTAATCTGGTTTATGCAACGTGGTAGTCTGTCTGGAAGGATAAACTCGAGTTTAATCCTAAAACAACTAATTTCGACACCTAGATGTCGATCCAAAGTAGTCGAAACATTGGGCGATAGCGAAGGGGTCGTTGAAGGGTTGATTAAGCTAATCAAAGAGCCAATTTGTGCTTCTTCTACTAAGGCTTCACTAGTGATCATATACCATATGATCACATCTAGTACACATGACTCAATAAGTCATAGTATGTTAGTAGGTCAATTTGTTGACTTGGGTTTAACCTCATTAGTCCTAGACATTCTTGTGGATTGTGACAAAAGCATGTGTGAAAAATCCCTAGGTGTACTCGACGCGATTTGTCGCTGTCATGTAGGCCGGGAAGCGGCCTACGTGAACGCATTGACAGTGCCGATTGTCGTGAAAAAGATGCTTAGGGTCTCCGAGATGGCGACAGAGTTTTCCGTGTCGATTTTATCGAGGTTGTGTGACTATGAGACTAGAGAAATTGGTGGTGTGGTTGTTGAAGCTCTTCAAGTTGGTGCATTTCAAAAATTACTACTAATTTTACAAGTTGGGTGGAACATTAATGAAAGGACTAAGGAGAAAGTGACTAAATTGTTGAAGATATTGAATTTGAATAGAGGTAAAGTTGAGTGTGTAGAGTCCATGGATTTCAAGAATCTTAAGAGATCATTTTAG